From the genome of Triticum aestivum cultivar Chinese Spring chromosome 3B, IWGSC CS RefSeq v2.1, whole genome shotgun sequence, one region includes:
- the LOC123068464 gene encoding photosystem I reaction center subunit XI, chloroplastic, whose amino-acid sequence MATAYAPPMASQVMKSGLVCSKPRGMSGASLTRRPRLVVKAVKSDKPTYQVVQPINGDPFIGSLETPVTSSPLVAWYLSNLPAYRTAVSPLLRGIEVGLAHGYLLVGPFALTGPLRNTPIHGQAGTLGAIGLVSILSVCLTMYGVASFNEGAPSTAPALTLTGRKKEADKLQTAEGWSQFTGGFFFGGVSGATWAYFLLYVLDLPYFFK is encoded by the exons ATGGCCACAGCATATGCTCCTCCGATGGCGAGCCAGGTGATGAAGAGCGGCTTGGTGTGCTCCAAGCCGCGGGGCATGTCCGGCGCTTCGCTCACCAGGAGGCCCCGCCTCGTCGTCAAGGCCGTCAAGTCTGACAAG CCGACGTACCAGGTGGTCCAGCCCATCAACGGCGACCCATTCATCGGCAGCCTGGAGACGCCCGTCACCTCCAGCCCCCTCGTCGCCTGGTACCTCTCCAACCTCCCCGCCTACCGCACCGCCGTCAGCCCGCTCCTCCGCGGCATCGAAGTCGGCCTCGCCCACGGCTACCTCCTCGTCGGCCCCTTCGCGCTCACCGGCCCGCTCCGCAACACGCCAATTCACGGCCAGGCAGGCACTCTCGGCGCCATCGGCCTCGTCTCCATCCTTAGCGTCTGCCTCACCATGTACGGTGTCGCGTCCTTCAACGAGGGCGCACCGTCAACCGCGCCCGCACTCACGCTCACAGGCCGCAAGAAGGAGGCCGACAAGCTGCAGACCGCTGAAGGGTGGTCGCAGTTCACCGGAGGCTTCTTCTTCGGTGGTGTCTCCGGTGCCACCTGGGCCTACTTCCTCCTCTACGTGCTCGACCTCCCATACTTCTTCAAGTAG